One window from the genome of Streptococcus halotolerans encodes:
- a CDS encoding Gfo/Idh/MocA family oxidoreductase, whose product MITTGFIGNGKSTNRYHMPFILKTGKFKVKTIYNRSLKEDWAKVEGAVYTTDLDQLLHDPEIELVVVTTPLSNHYESAKKALLAGKHVLLEKPFTRTLSEAKELFELAREKGLMLQGYHNRRFDADFLTTQKVIQSQKLGKLQELEMHYDYFRPEVPESVTEFSIDTSFLYNHGCHTLDQVISYFGKPDHVHFDLRQLLGEGRMNDYFDIDLTYGELKVSVKSSYFRLKERPSFVVYGDKGVFIKASKDRQEEDLKKFYLPEHADFGLDRPQDYGILSYMEGGQFHEEKVVSEVGDYSLFYDALYDTLKHGAEPLVKEEQTLLLMSLLEEGIATLQK is encoded by the coding sequence ATGATTACAACAGGATTTATAGGAAATGGCAAATCAACTAACCGCTATCACATGCCTTTTATCTTAAAAACAGGCAAATTTAAGGTTAAAACCATTTATAACCGCTCCCTCAAAGAAGATTGGGCAAAGGTTGAAGGAGCAGTCTACACTACTGATTTGGACCAGCTGTTACATGACCCCGAAATTGAACTCGTTGTGGTAACAACGCCTTTGTCTAATCATTATGAGTCTGCCAAAAAAGCACTCTTGGCTGGTAAACATGTTCTTTTGGAGAAACCATTTACAAGAACTCTTTCAGAAGCTAAAGAATTATTTGAGCTTGCGCGTGAGAAGGGGCTTATGCTTCAGGGGTATCATAATCGTCGCTTTGATGCCGATTTTTTAACCACTCAAAAGGTTATCCAATCACAGAAATTGGGGAAACTTCAGGAACTTGAGATGCATTATGATTATTTTCGTCCAGAAGTGCCCGAGAGTGTGACCGAATTTTCAATTGATACCAGCTTTTTGTATAACCATGGCTGTCATACTTTGGATCAAGTGATTTCCTATTTTGGAAAACCTGATCATGTTCATTTTGATTTGCGCCAGCTTTTAGGGGAAGGGCGTATGAATGATTATTTTGACATCGATCTGACCTATGGGGAACTTAAGGTTTCGGTCAAGTCCTCTTATTTCCGATTGAAAGAACGCCCTAGTTTTGTGGTTTATGGCGATAAAGGGGTCTTTATCAAAGCAAGCAAAGATCGCCAAGAAGAAGATTTGAAGAAATTCTATCTCCCTGAGCATGCTGATTTTGGTTTGGATCGCCCTCAAGATTATGGAATCCTTTCTTATATGGAAGGCGGACAATTCCACGAAGAAAAAGTGGTGTCAGAGGTCGGTGATTACAGCCTTTTCTATGATGCTCTCTACGATACTTTGAAACATGGGGCTGAACCACTAGTCAAAGAAGAGCAGACCTTACTGTTGATGTCCTTGTTAGAAGAAGGCATCGCAACGCTACAAAAATAA
- a CDS encoding Cof-type HAD-IIB family hydrolase produces MIKLIATDMDGSFLRDDKNYDVPRFERLLKRLKAHDIKFVVASGNQYRQLTMKFPNDYKDLTFIAENGSHIVSKEKIIAQHFQSGEEIEALIRYIDKIFPEAAICLTGEKAGYLLETTSDQIKEFLKLHLPVMVEVEHLLPLPEDHFYKTVVVVPDGNSEPVIRAVSKDLADLSLVPVASGYGSIDLITKGMHKAWGLEQLMTMWGISADEVMAFGDNSNDMEMLRLVGESYAMANASDAVKASAKYQAKSNEEDGVLDVIEAYLDTLDA; encoded by the coding sequence ATGATTAAATTAATCGCAACAGACATGGATGGTAGTTTTCTGAGAGATGACAAAAACTATGATGTACCGAGATTTGAGAGACTTTTAAAGCGTCTAAAGGCTCATGATATTAAGTTTGTGGTGGCTAGCGGAAACCAATACCGTCAATTGACAATGAAGTTTCCTAATGATTATAAAGACCTGACCTTCATTGCGGAAAATGGTAGTCATATTGTATCAAAGGAAAAGATTATAGCCCAACACTTTCAATCTGGTGAAGAGATTGAAGCCTTAATACGATACATTGACAAAATATTTCCAGAAGCTGCTATTTGCCTGACAGGGGAAAAAGCTGGTTATTTATTAGAGACGACTAGTGATCAGATTAAGGAGTTTTTGAAGCTTCATTTACCGGTGATGGTAGAGGTGGAACATTTGCTACCACTTCCTGAAGATCATTTTTATAAAACGGTAGTAGTCGTTCCAGATGGTAATAGTGAACCAGTCATAAGAGCTGTTTCTAAGGATTTGGCTGATTTATCATTGGTGCCTGTCGCTAGCGGTTATGGCAGTATTGATTTGATCACAAAAGGCATGCACAAAGCTTGGGGACTAGAGCAGCTGATGACGATGTGGGGGATTAGCGCTGATGAAGTGATGGCCTTTGGCGATAATTCTAATGATATGGAAATGTTAAGATTAGTTGGAGAGTCATACGCTATGGCAAATGCTAGTGATGCTGTTAAGGCATCAGCCAAGTATCAGGCCAAGTCTAACGAAGAAGACGGTGTGCTAGATGTTATCGAAGCTTATCTGGACACTTTAGACGCTTAA
- a CDS encoding glycoside hydrolase family 1 protein, giving the protein MTMVFPKNFLWGGAIAANQAEGAYNEDGRGLVATDVTTGGTVNSPRYMTYIDKDGQPGKVSAMGHNGQIPAGAKHAVLDTEYYPNHVAVDFYHRYKEDIKLFAEMGYSIFRLSISWARIFPNGDDAQPNQAGLDFYRSVFEECRKYNIEPLVSIWHFDTPLALEENYGGWTNRKLIDFYVKYCNVIFNEYKDLVKYWLTFNEINNTTMFLDMFGGQASDEEYQTGYQILHHQFVASAKAVQLGHKINPDFMIGNMICGITFYPATSDPKDILANQHKWESGIYYCGDVQAKGKYGTYAKRLWQEHQVELDITEEDLEDLRNGTVDMYTFSYYMSNNVTTHTGVEQVAGNFSTGAKNPYLTYSDWGWAHDPDGLQYYLEKIYDRYEMPLMVVENGLGAFDTLEEDGSIHDDYRIDYHRAHVKAMSKAIDNGVDLIAYTTWGCIDIVSAGTGEMRKRYGFIYVDMDDAGNGTLDRTPKDSFYWYQKVIASNGEHLD; this is encoded by the coding sequence ATGACAATGGTATTTCCAAAAAATTTCCTATGGGGTGGTGCAATTGCCGCCAATCAAGCTGAAGGGGCATATAACGAAGATGGTCGCGGACTTGTTGCGACGGATGTGACAACAGGTGGTACAGTAAATTCACCCCGTTACATGACTTACATAGACAAAGATGGTCAACCTGGTAAAGTTAGTGCAATGGGACACAACGGTCAGATTCCAGCAGGTGCTAAGCATGCTGTTTTGGATACGGAGTACTATCCTAACCATGTCGCGGTAGATTTTTACCATCGTTACAAAGAAGATATTAAACTCTTTGCAGAGATGGGTTACTCAATTTTTCGCCTATCCATTTCTTGGGCTCGCATTTTTCCTAACGGTGATGATGCCCAACCTAATCAGGCCGGACTTGATTTTTATCGATCTGTTTTTGAAGAGTGTCGTAAATACAATATTGAACCTTTGGTGTCCATCTGGCATTTTGACACACCCTTAGCTCTTGAAGAAAACTACGGTGGCTGGACCAACCGCAAACTGATTGATTTTTACGTCAAATACTGCAACGTGATTTTCAATGAATACAAAGACCTTGTTAAATACTGGTTGACCTTTAATGAAATCAATAACACCACCATGTTTCTTGATATGTTTGGAGGTCAGGCTTCTGATGAGGAATACCAAACTGGTTATCAAATCTTACACCACCAATTTGTTGCCTCAGCCAAGGCTGTCCAACTTGGTCATAAGATCAATCCTGACTTTATGATTGGAAACATGATTTGTGGTATTACCTTCTACCCAGCGACTTCCGATCCTAAGGATATTTTGGCAAATCAACACAAGTGGGAGTCTGGTATTTACTATTGTGGGGATGTACAAGCGAAAGGGAAATACGGTACCTACGCGAAGCGTCTATGGCAAGAGCATCAGGTAGAGCTAGATATTACTGAAGAGGATTTGGAAGATCTTCGAAATGGAACTGTGGACATGTATACTTTCTCTTACTACATGTCAAACAACGTTACCACCCACACAGGTGTTGAACAAGTAGCAGGTAACTTTTCTACCGGAGCTAAAAACCCTTATCTGACCTACTCTGATTGGGGTTGGGCACACGATCCAGACGGTCTTCAATACTACCTTGAAAAAATCTATGATCGTTATGAAATGCCACTTATGGTGGTGGAGAATGGTCTTGGAGCATTTGATACCCTAGAAGAAGACGGCTCGATCCATGATGATTACCGTATTGATTATCACCGCGCCCATGTGAAAGCTATGAGCAAGGCCATTGACAATGGTGTTGACCTGATCGCCTACACCACCTGGGGTTGTATTGATATAGTCTCAGCAGGGACAGGGGAGATGCGCAAGCGTTACGGATTCATCTATGTGGATATGGATGATGCCGGAAACGGAACACTTGATCGAACTCCAAAAGATAGTTTCTACTGGTATCAAAAAGTCATCGCCTCAAATGGTGAGCACTTAGATTAA
- a CDS encoding ROK family protein — protein sequence MSFLAIDLGGTQFKSALISEEFQLEKSFEPRPSARHLKEFQELLQDMIQPHLATIKGIAISCPGTIDPITGTVYKGGMLQYLDGFSLKAFLEQSYEKPAAVLNDGKAAVLAELASGNLKGVTNGLAMIVGTGLGGGIIINEQLYQGSHFQAGELTFALPQDKMSPLSAADLAGGALSAVNFITTCAKALGLPDEQDGRAVFEAIKGKDERVYPGFQRYCRHFALQINNLQSILDVERVIIGGGISAQTILIDEVNRQLDQLETEEGWVFKVVKRPQVMACFYHNSANLIGAAYYLGQSLSKD from the coding sequence ATGTCATTTCTAGCTATTGATTTGGGTGGAACCCAGTTTAAATCAGCCTTGATTTCAGAAGAGTTTCAACTCGAAAAATCGTTTGAACCCAGACCCTCCGCACGCCATTTAAAGGAGTTTCAAGAACTCTTACAGGACATGATTCAGCCACATTTGGCTACTATTAAAGGGATTGCCATTTCCTGTCCGGGTACTATCGATCCCATAACAGGAACGGTTTATAAAGGGGGGATGTTACAGTATTTAGATGGATTTTCATTGAAAGCTTTCCTAGAGCAATCCTATGAAAAACCAGCAGCTGTTCTTAATGATGGCAAGGCAGCTGTCTTAGCCGAATTAGCTTCTGGAAATTTAAAAGGGGTTACGAATGGTTTAGCCATGATTGTAGGAACAGGTCTTGGTGGGGGAATTATCATCAATGAACAACTTTATCAAGGGTCACATTTTCAAGCTGGGGAATTAACCTTTGCTCTGCCGCAAGACAAGATGTCGCCGTTATCAGCAGCAGATTTGGCAGGCGGCGCATTATCTGCGGTTAATTTCATTACAACATGCGCTAAAGCACTTGGTTTACCAGATGAACAGGATGGTAGAGCGGTATTTGAAGCCATTAAGGGTAAGGATGAGCGTGTCTATCCTGGCTTTCAACGTTATTGTCGCCACTTTGCCCTTCAAATCAACAATCTACAAAGTATTTTGGATGTGGAACGAGTGATTATTGGTGGTGGCATTTCTGCTCAAACGATCTTAATTGACGAAGTCAACCGTCAGTTGGACCAGCTAGAAACCGAAGAAGGCTGGGTTTTCAAAGTGGTAAAAAGACCACAGGTCATGGCCTGTTTCTACCACAATTCAGCCAATTTGATTGGTGCAGCCTACTATTTGGGGCAAAGCCTATCAAAAGATTAA
- a CDS encoding 6-phospho-beta-glucosidase produces MSKLREDFLWGGAVAAHQLEGGWQEGGKGVSVADVMTSARHGVPREITEGVVEGKYYPNHEAIDFYHRYKEDIALFAEMGFKCFRTSIAWTRIFPKGDELEPNEEGLQFYDDLFDECLKHGIEPVVTLSHFELPYHLVTEYGGFTNRKVIDFFVRFAEVVFKRYKDKVKYWMTFNEINNQANYQEDFAPFTNSGIVYKEGDDREAIMYQAAHYELVASARAVKIGHEINPDFQIGCMIAMCPIYPATCKPSDILMAQKAMQKRYYFTDVHVHGFYPEHIIKYWKRKGIEIDFTEEDRKDLLEGTVDYIGFSYYMSFAIDSHRENNPHYDYLETEDLVKNNYVKASDWDWQIDPEGLRYSLNWFTDMYHLPLFIVENGFGAIDQVEEDGMVHDDYRIDYLGAHIKEFIKAVDEDGVDLMGYTPWGCIDLVSAGTGEMRKRYGFIYVDKDDNGEGTYERSPKQSFNWYKEVIASNGESLLQ; encoded by the coding sequence ATGTCTAAATTACGTGAAGATTTCTTATGGGGTGGAGCGGTCGCTGCTCATCAGCTTGAAGGAGGATGGCAAGAAGGTGGAAAAGGTGTTTCCGTAGCCGATGTGATGACATCAGCTCGTCACGGTGTCCCTCGTGAAATCACAGAAGGTGTTGTAGAAGGCAAGTATTATCCTAACCACGAAGCGATTGACTTTTACCATCGCTACAAAGAAGATATTGCTCTTTTTGCGGAAATGGGCTTTAAGTGTTTCCGTACATCAATTGCTTGGACACGTATTTTTCCTAAAGGAGATGAGTTAGAGCCAAATGAAGAGGGGCTTCAGTTTTATGATGATCTTTTTGATGAGTGTTTAAAACATGGTATTGAACCAGTAGTGACGCTGTCTCACTTTGAATTGCCATATCATCTTGTAACGGAATATGGTGGCTTCACCAATCGCAAAGTGATTGATTTCTTTGTTCGATTTGCTGAAGTGGTTTTCAAACGCTATAAAGACAAGGTTAAATACTGGATGACCTTTAACGAAATCAATAACCAAGCAAACTATCAAGAAGATTTTGCTCCTTTTACCAACTCAGGCATTGTTTATAAAGAAGGTGACGACCGTGAAGCGATCATGTATCAAGCTGCTCACTATGAGTTGGTTGCCTCAGCTCGTGCTGTCAAAATTGGGCATGAGATTAATCCTGATTTCCAAATTGGTTGTATGATTGCCATGTGTCCGATTTATCCTGCGACATGTAAACCATCTGATATTCTAATGGCTCAAAAAGCCATGCAAAAACGCTATTACTTTACAGATGTTCATGTGCATGGCTTCTACCCAGAACACATTATCAAGTATTGGAAACGCAAAGGGATTGAGATTGATTTCACCGAGGAAGATCGTAAAGACTTGCTTGAAGGCACGGTTGATTATATCGGATTCTCATACTACATGAGTTTTGCTATTGATTCTCATCGTGAAAATAATCCTCACTATGACTATCTTGAAACAGAAGATTTGGTTAAAAATAATTATGTGAAGGCTTCTGATTGGGATTGGCAAATTGACCCAGAAGGCCTCCGTTATAGCCTAAATTGGTTTACCGATATGTATCACTTGCCACTCTTTATCGTTGAAAATGGTTTTGGTGCCATTGACCAAGTTGAAGAGGATGGTATGGTGCATGATGATTACCGTATTGATTATCTCGGCGCTCATATCAAAGAATTCATCAAAGCAGTGGATGAAGATGGTGTTGATTTGATGGGTTACACACCGTGGGGCTGTATTGATCTAGTATCTGCTGGTACAGGTGAAATGCGCAAACGTTATGGCTTTATTTATGTTGACAAGGATGACAATGGTGAAGGAACTTATGAACGCTCTCCAAAACAATCCTTTAACTGGTATAAAGAAGTGATTGCAAGTAATGGCGAAAGCCTCTTGCAGTAA
- a CDS encoding PTS cellobiose transporter subunit IIB: MTKALIICAGGMSSSLIAKKTQTLLAEQGHDIEMNAVGVPEGGKKINSAEYDLYLISPQTKMHYKQFEEAAKKVGKPIVQIPPQAYIPIPMGIEKMAKLVLDNI, encoded by the coding sequence ATGACTAAAGCTTTGATTATCTGTGCTGGAGGTATGTCATCTTCACTCATTGCTAAAAAAACACAAACACTTTTGGCAGAACAAGGGCATGATATTGAAATGAATGCTGTGGGTGTACCAGAAGGTGGTAAGAAAATCAATTCAGCTGAATATGATTTATATCTCATTAGTCCGCAAACTAAAATGCATTACAAACAATTTGAAGAAGCTGCTAAAAAAGTTGGCAAACCAATCGTTCAAATCCCACCTCAAGCTTATATTCCAATTCCAATGGGAATTGAAAAAATGGCAAAATTGGTTTTGGACAACATCTAA
- a CDS encoding BglG family transcription antiterminator, whose translation MLNTKEKMILQYLYQHRGEYSTSKVLANYLSYSDRTIRTYIKKLSADLSVEEAGFRIISKQGFGYQLDIIDDDTYHHFLVANDLAVGLDYGDIENRHKAILNKLIFEEETVLFDDLADQLFVSRSTLSSDFKKIRSQLAKYQLSIESKPYRGVYVLGNEQDKRHFIMDYFFGDQFHQNMTHFVGKDILLLPLSLEELTIIVLDECRNHGLKLSDYAIQNLVIHLGLAVQRFQKGFRISSIDLDQAKYHKELTVARSISQRLANRLKGIELIPEEETDYIALHLISKSSTDQKSLDMTASLRQEVGLRLEEYDLKEGYDFLNDMSLREGLLTHLEILLERLVNNIHLNNPLLEDIKTRYRDTFRLTADFMSGLPSFQKYQLSEDEIAYVALHFMASLERQKESHKLNVLVICATGFGSAQMLKNRIINELGQLVTISDVIGYYDLTNDKLKDVDVIMSTIDLSNLVFNIPVQTVSVFLTDQEVIEAKKTFSQLKKKCHPKEAKQLNDPLREGSLLSAFDHYFSKEHFMVLENAEKRGLASEMIRTLIPDDVKQQEELANLIKSRERLSTLVFDQDIAVPHPIKPISEKHQIAVAIIKNGLYWEDGFEAIKLVFLVAPSIYSNEGLKLITNRMVDLVDLPDVKEALIKAEDFETFKQIFVDSKRS comes from the coding sequence ATGCTTAACACAAAAGAAAAGATGATTTTACAATATCTCTACCAACATCGGGGAGAGTATTCCACTAGTAAAGTCTTAGCAAATTATCTTTCCTATTCGGACAGAACGATTCGGACTTATATCAAGAAATTATCAGCTGATTTATCTGTTGAGGAAGCTGGTTTTAGGATTATTTCCAAACAAGGGTTCGGTTATCAGCTTGACATTATAGATGATGATACGTATCATCATTTTCTTGTCGCGAATGATTTGGCTGTGGGCCTAGATTATGGCGATATTGAAAACCGTCATAAGGCAATTTTAAACAAACTGATTTTTGAAGAAGAAACGGTTTTGTTTGATGATTTAGCAGATCAGCTATTTGTGAGTCGTTCAACCTTATCCAGTGACTTTAAAAAAATCAGGAGCCAGTTGGCTAAATACCAACTCAGTATCGAGAGTAAACCCTACCGTGGCGTTTATGTTTTGGGAAACGAACAAGATAAGCGCCACTTTATTATGGATTATTTCTTCGGTGATCAATTTCATCAAAACATGACACACTTTGTGGGTAAAGACATTTTATTATTACCATTATCATTAGAAGAATTAACCATAATAGTTTTGGATGAATGTCGCAATCATGGATTGAAATTATCAGATTATGCGATTCAAAATCTTGTCATTCATTTGGGATTAGCAGTCCAACGATTTCAAAAAGGTTTTCGGATTTCATCCATTGATTTGGATCAAGCGAAATACCACAAGGAATTAACCGTTGCGCGAAGTATTAGTCAACGTCTTGCCAATCGCTTAAAGGGAATTGAGTTAATTCCCGAGGAAGAGACCGACTACATTGCTTTGCATTTGATTTCAAAATCGTCAACAGATCAGAAATCCTTAGATATGACGGCAAGTTTAAGGCAAGAGGTTGGGCTTCGATTAGAAGAGTATGATCTCAAAGAAGGCTATGATTTTTTAAATGATATGTCTTTGCGAGAAGGTCTGCTGACACACTTAGAAATACTTTTAGAGAGATTGGTTAATAATATCCACTTAAACAATCCACTTTTAGAGGATATCAAAACCCGTTATCGAGACACTTTTAGATTAACAGCAGATTTTATGTCAGGCCTTCCGTCTTTTCAGAAGTATCAACTTTCAGAGGATGAGATAGCTTATGTCGCTCTTCATTTTATGGCATCCTTAGAGCGTCAAAAAGAAAGCCATAAATTAAACGTTCTAGTCATTTGTGCAACCGGTTTTGGAAGTGCGCAAATGCTCAAAAATAGAATTATTAATGAGTTGGGACAACTAGTAACCATTTCAGACGTCATTGGTTATTATGACTTGACTAACGATAAACTTAAAGATGTTGATGTGATTATGTCGACCATTGATTTATCGAATCTGGTTTTTAATATCCCTGTTCAAACAGTTAGCGTTTTTCTTACAGATCAAGAGGTAATTGAAGCTAAAAAGACATTTTCCCAATTAAAAAAGAAATGTCATCCTAAAGAAGCTAAGCAGCTAAATGATCCTCTACGTGAGGGTAGTTTACTGTCGGCATTTGATCACTATTTTTCAAAAGAACATTTTATGGTTTTGGAAAATGCTGAGAAACGAGGACTTGCTTCTGAAATGATTCGAACGTTAATTCCTGATGACGTTAAGCAACAAGAAGAGTTAGCGAATTTAATTAAAAGTCGAGAACGTTTAAGTACCTTGGTATTTGATCAAGACATCGCCGTTCCTCACCCAATAAAGCCAATTAGTGAGAAACATCAAATTGCTGTTGCTATTATCAAAAATGGATTGTATTGGGAAGATGGTTTTGAAGCGATTAAGCTAGTTTTCTTGGTGGCACCTTCTATTTATTCAAATGAAGGATTAAAGCTAATTACCAATCGAATGGTTGATTTAGTTGATTTGCCAGATGTTAAGGAAGCACTGATAAAAGCAGAAGATTTTGAGACATTTAAACAGATATTTGTAGATAGTAAAAGGAGTTAA
- a CDS encoding PTS cellobiose transporter subunit IIA has translation MNTEELQMAAFGIILSSGNARTIVHEAFAAMREGDYDKAEQLLEDANADMLEAHHAQTDLLQEYASGTEIKIEIIMVHAQDHLMTTMTLREVALEMLALYKKVG, from the coding sequence ATGAATACAGAAGAATTGCAAATGGCTGCTTTTGGTATCATCTTAAGCAGTGGCAATGCTCGCACCATTGTACATGAAGCTTTTGCAGCTATGCGTGAAGGAGACTATGACAAGGCTGAGCAGCTATTAGAAGATGCTAACGCCGACATGTTAGAAGCGCACCACGCACAAACAGATTTGCTACAAGAGTATGCCAGTGGTACAGAAATTAAAATTGAAATTATCATGGTTCATGCTCAAGACCATTTAATGACAACCATGACACTACGCGAAGTGGCGCTTGAAATGCTAGCTTTGTATAAAAAAGTCGGATAG